A genomic region of Gossypium hirsutum isolate 1008001.06 chromosome D01, Gossypium_hirsutum_v2.1, whole genome shotgun sequence contains the following coding sequences:
- the LOC107905322 gene encoding serine/threonine protein phosphatase 2A 57 kDa regulatory subunit B' beta isoform: protein MFKKIIKGGHKKHSKSDSIDGSFHGYGLPGSGHPGSGSNSSVVVNYASWPGHNAKSSNPCPRTTLPPMFAVEPLPLFKDVAVSDRQNLFLRKLQICCFRLDFSNTLKLVREKEIKRQTLLELVDFIQSGSGKITERCQEEMIKMVVVNIFRCLPPASHENTGQEAKDPEDEEPYLEPSWPHLQLVYELLLRYIVSSDTDTKVAKKHIDHTFVSKLIDLFGSEDPREIKMILHRIYGKFMVHRPLIRKAINNIFYRFIYETQRHSGIGELLEILGSIVHGFTLPMKEEHKLFLVRALIPLHKPKAVSVYHQQLSYCVVQFVEKDYKLADKVIRGLLKYWPMINCQKEVLFLGELEEVLEATQTAEFQRCIVPLFRQIARCLNSAHFQVSERALFLWNNEHIVGLVARNRQVILPIIFEALERNIQHHWNEAIHGLTANVLKMFLEMDAELFDECETRFEEKKAKARDVEEQREMIWEKLADAAAERGGDHMVTV from the exons atgtttaagaaaattattaaagGAGGGCATAAGAAGCATTCGAAATCAGATTCCATTGATGGATCTTTTCACGGGTACGGTTTACCCGGTTCCGGTCATCCGGGTTCGGGTTCGAATTCCTCTGTAGTCGTCAACTATGCTTCCTGGCCCGGACATAACGCAAAATCCTCAAATCCCTGCCCCCGTACGACACTGCCACCGATGTTCGCCGTTGAACCCTTGCCGTTATTCAAAGACGTAGCCGTTTCCGATAGGCAAAACCTGTTCCTGCGGAAATTGCAGATTTGTTGCTTCCGATTGGATTTCTCCAATACCTTGAAATTGGTCCGTGAGAAAGAAATCAAACGGCAAACGTTGCTTGAACTCGTCGATTTCATTCAATCCGGGTCGGGTAAAATCACGGAACGGTGTCAGGAAGAGATGATTAAAATGGTTGTAGTCAACATATTCCGATGTCTCCCGCCGGCGTCTCACGAAAACACGGGGCAAGAAGCCAAGGATCCTGAAGACGAGGAACCTTATTTGGAACCCTCGTGGCCGCATTTACAGCTTGTTTACGAGCTTCTTTTGAGATACATTGTTTCTTCAGATACAGACACCAAAGTTGCCAAAAAACACATTGATCATACCTTTGTTTCCAAGTTAATTGATTTGTTTGGTTCAGAGGATCCCAGGGAAATAAAAATGATTCTTCATAGGATTTACGGTAAATTCATGGTGCATAGACCCTTAATTAGGAAAGCcataaataacattttctataggTTTATATATGAAACCCAGAGACATAGTGGTATTGGTGAGCTTTTGGAGATTTTAGGAAGTATTGTTCATGGTTTCACTTTGCCCATGAAAGAAGAACATAAGTTGTTCCTTGTCAGAGCATTAATTCCTTTGCATAAGCCGAAAGCTGTTTCGGTATATCACCAGCAATTGTCTTATTGTGTAGTACAGTTTGTTGAGAAAGATTATAAGCTTGCCGATAAAGTTATTAGAGGGTTATTGAAGTATTGGCCAATGATTAATTGTCAAAAGGAAGTTCTTTTCCTTGGAGAACTTGAGGAAGTACTCGAAGCAACGCAGACTGCCGAGTTCCAACGATGTATTGTTCCACTTTTCAGACAGATTGCACGATGCCTCAATAGTGCTCATTTTCAG GTTTCAGAAAGAGCTCTCTTCTTGTGGAATAATGAGCACATTGTGGGCTTAGTTGCCCGTAATCGGCAGGTGATATTACCGATAATCTTTGAGGCATTGGAACGGAATATCCAACATCATTGGAATGAGGCCATTCATGGGTTAACCGCAAATGTGTTGAAGATGTTCTTGGAAATGGATGCCGAGTTGTTCGACGAGTGTGAGACACGGTTTGAAGAGAAAAAAGCCAAAGCCAGAGATGTGGAAGAGCAACGAGAAATGATATGGGAAAAACTAGCGGATGCAGCAGCGGAAAGAGGTGGAGACCATATGGTTACAGTCTAA
- the LOC107905323 gene encoding probable pectate lyase 12, with the protein MLPINCIVLFFLLSSFFPFTISTFNLTFPIPHPNPNEVAQEVQRRVNASISRRETLQTTQKDISSCLTGNPIDDCWKCDPDWPNNRQRLADCAIGFGQYAKGGKGGEYYIVTDSSDDDAVTPKPGTLRYAVIQEEPLWIVFPSNMHVKLKQELIFNSYKTLDGRGANVHITGGGCITLQYISNVIIHNIHIHHCYQSGEANVRSSPTHFGWRTESDGDGISIFGAKDIWIDHCSLSHCKDGLIDAVMGSTGITISNNFFSHHNEVMLLGHSDEYEPDSGMQVTIAFNHFGEKLVQRMPRCRRGYIHVVNNDFTQWEMYAIGGSGNPTINSQGNRYTAPTNPNAKQVTKRVDTDEGDWKGWNWRSEGDVMVNGAFFVASGEGVEFKYEKAYSVEPKSAVLIDQLTMHSGVLGVGGRDNNLGKWSSGVNGDGSDFGSGEDEDDDYSDDMSGSNIPFSTAFLPLFIAMSSFLLLCFEPITSPML; encoded by the exons ATGTTGCCCATCAACTGCATTGTCTTGTTCTTCCTCCTCTCCTCATTTTTTCCCTTCACTATATCCACATTCAACCTCACCTTTCCCATCCCACATCCCAATCCCAACGAAGTTGCTCAAGAAGTTCAaag GAGAGTAAATGCTTCGATTTCAAGGAGGGAAACCTTACAAACAACCCAAAAAGATATATCCAGTTGTTTAACAGGTAACCCCATTGATGATTGTTGGAAATGTGACCCTGATTGGCCTAACAATCGACAACGGTTAGCCGATTGTGCGATCGGTTTCGGTCAATACGCTAAGGGAGGCAAAGGTGGTGAGTATTACATCGTGACGGATTCGTCCGATGACGATGCCGTGACACCAAAGCCAGGAACACTTAGGTATGCAGTGATACAAGAAGAGCCATTGTGGATTGTGTTCCCTAGTAATATGCACGTTAAGCTCAAACAAGAACTTATATTTAATAGCTATAAGACATTGGATGGACGTGGGGCTAATGTGCATATTACCGGCGGTGGGTGTATTACTTTGCAATATATCAGCAATGTCATTATCCATAATATACACATCCACCATTGTTATCAATCAG GTGAGGCAAATGTAAGATCAAGTCCAACACATTTCGGGTGGAGAACAGAATCAGATGGTGATGGGATCTCCATCTTTGGAGCAAAAGACATATGGATAGATCATTGCTCCTTATCACATTGCAAAGATGGGTTGATTGATGCAGTGATGGGATCAACAGGGATCACCATATCAAACAATTTCTTCTCTCATCACAATGAAGTGATGTTGTTGGGTCATAGTGATGAGTATGAGCCTGATTCAGGGATGCAAGTCACCATTGCCTTTAACCATTTCGGTGAAAAGCTGGTCCAAAGAATGCCTAGGTGCCGACGAGGGTACATTCATGTGGTTAATAATGATTTCACTCAATGGGAGATGTATGCTATTGGTGGTAGTGGAAACCCCACCATTAATAGCCAAGGGAACCGTTATACTGCCCCTACTAATCCCAATGCCAAACAG GTAACAAAGAGAGTGGACACAGATGAAGGAGATTGGAAAGGGTGGAATTGGAGATCAGAAGGTGATGTAATGGTGAATGGAGCTTTCTTTGTTGCCTCCGGTGAAGGTGTTGAGTTTAAGTATGAAAAAGCTTATAGTGTTGAGCCTAAATCAGCTGTCCTCATTGACCAACTCACCATGCACTCCGGTGTTCTTGGAGTTGGCGGCAG GGACAACAATTTGGGGAAGTGGAGCAGCGGAGTCAACGGCGATGGAAGCGATTTCGGCTCGGGTGAAGACGAAGACGATGACTATTCCGATGACATGTCGGGAAGCAACATACCGTTTTCAACTGCATTTTTACCTCTTTTCATTGCAATGTCAAGCTTTTTGTTGTTGTGTTTTGAACCTATTACATCACCCATGTTGTGA